In Acidianus brierleyi, one genomic interval encodes:
- a CDS encoding aminotransferase class I/II-fold pyridoxal phosphate-dependent enzyme, with product MKEGTKVVREDFEDSTGAINTPIYQSTAFRFPEGEKYRYSREANPTTLELSKKIAEIEGGEIGVSFSSGMGAISTTLLTLLKPGSSLLVTMDMFGRSLRFCNDFLRQWGVEVEVTKPGNTNLLESSKIHHDVIFVESITNPLLRVIDIEALSKIAKENGSLVIVDSTFASPINQKPIELGADIALESASKFLAGHNDVIAGVAAGPSSIITKIDLMRRTLGTSLEPQPAYLVLRGLKTLKIRMDVINKNAMQIAEFLEDHPKVQKVYYPGLKSHPDYSIAKRVLKGFGGVVSFEVRGTMNDAIRVMQNLKVIIPAQSLGGVNSLISHPPTMSHRTLTPEERKIVGINESLLRLSVGIEEVEDLTDDLDKALNSI from the coding sequence TTGAAAGAGGGAACTAAAGTAGTTAGAGAAGATTTTGAAGATAGCACTGGAGCTATAAATACACCTATTTACCAATCAACTGCCTTCCGTTTCCCAGAAGGCGAAAAATACAGATATTCTAGGGAAGCTAACCCAACTACCTTAGAATTATCTAAAAAAATAGCAGAAATTGAAGGAGGAGAAATAGGCGTATCGTTTTCCTCAGGAATGGGGGCAATATCTACTACTCTATTAACTTTGCTAAAACCTGGAAGTTCATTACTAGTCACAATGGATATGTTCGGAAGAAGTCTAAGATTCTGTAATGATTTTCTTAGACAATGGGGAGTCGAAGTTGAAGTAACAAAGCCAGGAAATACTAATTTACTTGAATCATCAAAGATTCACCACGACGTAATTTTCGTGGAAAGCATAACAAATCCTTTACTCAGAGTAATAGATATAGAAGCACTATCTAAGATAGCAAAAGAAAATGGGAGTCTCGTCATAGTAGATTCAACATTCGCTAGTCCAATAAATCAAAAACCTATAGAATTAGGAGCTGATATAGCTCTTGAAAGTGCATCGAAATTTTTAGCAGGACATAATGACGTAATAGCTGGTGTTGCTGCAGGACCTTCCTCTATAATAACAAAAATAGATTTAATGAGAAGAACTCTAGGGACTTCGCTAGAACCACAACCGGCCTATTTGGTATTAAGAGGATTAAAAACTTTGAAAATAAGAATGGATGTAATAAACAAAAACGCTATGCAAATAGCTGAATTTCTGGAAGATCATCCCAAAGTTCAAAAAGTTTACTATCCAGGATTAAAATCTCATCCAGATTACTCAATCGCTAAGAGAGTTCTGAAAGGTTTTGGAGGAGTTGTAAGCTTTGAAGTTAGAGGTACCATGAATGATGCTATAAGAGTAATGCAGAATCTTAAAGTAATAATTCCAGCACAAAGCCTTGGAGGAGTAAACTCGCTAATTTCCCATCCACCGACAATGAGTCACAGAACCTTAACACCAGAAGAGAGGAAAATCGTAGGAATAAACGAAAGTCTATTAAGACTCTCAGTAGGAATAGAAGAAGTAGAAGACTTAACTGACGACTTAGATAAGGCATTAAATTCAATTTAA
- a CDS encoding ATP-binding protein, producing MDIGITLDSTEILRKCIAILGIRGSGKSNTAKVLSEELNKEGIPLVIIDPDGEYSIDADVIDNFSLDESIPTERVLKEGKSVILDMNDWSEESFKFLLRFLNSLWLNSKIYKRNFFILLEEAHEFIQQGERNQLSDTIVRIALRGRKRGIGMIIVSQRSAKVNKDVLTQSEIYFLHKVVHPVDLKVYKEIIPWKSKDVENEVKKLETGEALFYFNGEVKKIRIRKFEEKINGEGQEVLI from the coding sequence ATGGATATTGGAATTACCCTTGATTCTACAGAAATCTTAAGGAAGTGTATAGCAATACTAGGAATAAGAGGTTCAGGAAAATCTAACACGGCAAAAGTACTTTCTGAAGAATTAAACAAGGAAGGAATACCTTTAGTTATAATAGATCCTGACGGAGAATATTCAATAGATGCAGACGTTATAGATAACTTTTCCTTAGATGAAAGCATACCTACAGAAAGGGTATTAAAAGAAGGAAAAAGTGTAATTCTAGACATGAACGATTGGTCAGAAGAGTCTTTTAAATTTCTACTTCGTTTCCTTAATTCATTATGGCTAAATTCCAAAATATACAAAAGAAACTTTTTTATACTTTTAGAGGAAGCTCACGAATTTATACAACAAGGAGAGAGAAATCAACTGAGCGACACAATAGTTAGAATAGCCCTCAGAGGAAGGAAAAGAGGAATTGGTATGATAATTGTAAGCCAAAGATCTGCAAAAGTTAATAAAGACGTATTAACACAAAGCGAAATATATTTTCTCCATAAGGTGGTACATCCTGTAGATCTCAAAGTTTATAAGGAAATCATTCCTTGGAAGTCAAAAGATGTCGAAAATGAGGTAAAAAAATTAGAAACTGGAGAAGCACTTTTCTATTTTAATGGTGAAGTTAAGAAAATAAGAATAAGGAAATTTGAGGAAAAAATTAATGGAGAAGGACAAGAAGTATTAATATAG
- the acs gene encoding acetate--CoA ligase: protein MSQQENLPFDEEYYQPPYKAVYRESIENAEKFWRKMSEELEWFYPYEKVLDETNAPFYRWFSGGRINISYNALDRNLKSRGNKIAIYWENEKGENIGLTYSQLYNEVNRFAKVLQDLGIKKGDRAVIYLPLMPELPISMLALARLGAIHSIVFSGFSVQALIDRINDAKAKMVITTTHTMRRNKRVELKGIVDQAVEQTPSVENVLVIKRNEEPVMKKKDVLYQDLAKRTGYKKVEVEETSSTDPLFILYTSGTTGKPKGIFHLHGGYGIWTYLTTKWVFDLRDNDVFFNTADIGWITGHSYIVYGPLQAGATVLMYEGVPDYPNPDRWWELVEKYNVTVFYTSPTAIRSLMKYGEDWIKNHDLSTLRILGSVGEPINPEAWRWYYKNIGNSSLPIVDTWWQTETGGIMISATPGLGNYMLKPSANGLPLPGVDADVFTEEGIPTNPREKGYIVIKRPWPGMLAGVWNDPDRYIKTYWSKFQGVYYPGDYAVKDEDGFFFILGRADEVLKIAGHRIGTREIEDILISHPAVAESAVIGIPDPVRGETAVAAVVLKQGYTPSSQLRKELEDYVKKTLGSIVIFGGIYFVSKLPKTRSGKIMRRLVRSVISGQTLGDVSTLEDETSVDELKKVIEEFSKEIKNQS from the coding sequence ATGTCACAACAAGAAAACCTTCCCTTTGACGAAGAGTATTATCAACCTCCTTATAAAGCAGTTTATAGAGAATCAATTGAAAATGCTGAAAAATTTTGGAGAAAAATGAGTGAAGAATTAGAATGGTTTTATCCATATGAGAAGGTTCTTGATGAAACTAACGCTCCTTTTTATAGATGGTTTAGTGGTGGAAGAATAAATATTAGTTATAATGCTCTAGACAGAAATTTAAAAAGTAGAGGAAATAAAATAGCTATTTATTGGGAAAATGAAAAAGGAGAAAATATAGGATTAACTTACTCTCAACTTTATAATGAAGTCAACAGATTTGCTAAGGTTCTTCAAGATTTAGGAATAAAAAAGGGAGATAGGGCAGTAATATACTTGCCTTTAATGCCAGAACTTCCTATATCAATGCTGGCATTAGCGAGATTAGGAGCAATACATAGTATAGTATTCTCTGGCTTTTCGGTTCAGGCATTAATAGACCGAATTAACGATGCAAAAGCTAAGATGGTCATAACTACTACGCACACTATGAGGAGAAATAAAAGAGTTGAATTAAAAGGAATAGTTGACCAAGCTGTTGAACAGACGCCGTCTGTAGAAAATGTTCTTGTAATAAAAAGAAATGAAGAACCAGTAATGAAAAAGAAAGACGTACTCTATCAAGATCTAGCCAAAAGAACTGGTTATAAAAAAGTTGAAGTTGAAGAGACGTCTTCTACTGATCCTTTATTTATCTTATATACCTCCGGAACTACTGGAAAACCTAAGGGAATATTCCATCTTCATGGAGGATATGGAATATGGACTTATCTAACTACAAAATGGGTATTTGACCTTAGAGATAACGATGTGTTCTTTAATACTGCAGATATAGGCTGGATTACTGGACATTCTTACATAGTTTATGGACCTTTACAAGCTGGCGCTACAGTTCTAATGTATGAAGGAGTCCCAGATTATCCAAATCCTGATAGATGGTGGGAATTAGTTGAGAAATATAATGTGACAGTTTTCTATACTTCTCCAACAGCTATAAGGTCTCTGATGAAGTATGGGGAGGACTGGATAAAGAATCATGATTTATCGACATTAAGAATTTTAGGAAGCGTAGGAGAGCCAATAAATCCTGAAGCATGGAGATGGTATTATAAAAATATCGGGAACTCCTCTTTGCCTATAGTAGATACATGGTGGCAGACTGAAACTGGAGGAATAATGATTTCCGCTACGCCAGGCTTAGGAAATTACATGTTAAAGCCTAGCGCCAATGGGTTACCTTTGCCAGGAGTTGATGCTGACGTTTTTACAGAAGAAGGAATTCCTACTAATCCTAGAGAAAAAGGCTATATTGTTATAAAAAGACCCTGGCCTGGAATGCTAGCAGGAGTATGGAACGATCCAGATAGATACATAAAAACATATTGGTCAAAATTCCAAGGAGTGTACTATCCAGGGGATTACGCAGTAAAGGATGAGGATGGCTTCTTCTTTATACTAGGAAGAGCAGATGAAGTGTTAAAGATAGCAGGACATAGAATTGGAACTAGGGAAATAGAGGATATATTAATTTCTCATCCTGCAGTAGCTGAGTCTGCAGTAATTGGTATCCCTGATCCAGTTAGAGGTGAAACTGCAGTAGCTGCAGTAGTACTTAAACAAGGATATACACCGTCTTCTCAACTTAGGAAGGAATTGGAAGATTATGTTAAGAAAACCTTAGGTTCAATAGTGATATTTGGAGGAATATATTTTGTTTCTAAATTACCTAAGACAAGATCAGGCAAAATAATGAGAAGATTGGTAAGGTCAGTAATTTCTGGACAGACACTTGGTGATGTATCTACATTAGAAGATGAAACGTCAGTAGATGAACTAAAGAAAGTCATAGAAGAGTTCTCTAAAGAAATTAAAAATCAATCATAA
- the sor gene encoding sulfur oxygenase/reductase, whose translation MPKPYIAINMADLKNEPKTFEMFSAVGPKVCMVTARHPGFVGFQNHVQIGVLPFGERFGGAKMDMTKESSTVRVLQYTMWKDWKDHEEMHRQNWSYLFRLCYSCASQMVWGPWEPIYEIKYADMPINTEMTDFTAVVGKKFAEGKPLEIPVISQPYGKRVVAFGEHTVIPGKEKQFEDAIIKTLEMFKRAPGFLGAMLLKEIGVSGIGSFQFGSKGFHQLLESPGSLEPDPNNVMYQVPEAKPTPPQYIVHVEWANLDALQFGMGRVLLSPEYREVHDEALDTLIYGPYIRIINPVMEGTFWREYLNE comes from the coding sequence ATGCCTAAACCTTACATAGCTATAAACATGGCAGATTTGAAAAATGAACCTAAAACTTTTGAAATGTTCTCAGCTGTAGGACCAAAAGTGTGCATGGTAACAGCAAGACATCCGGGTTTCGTAGGATTCCAAAACCACGTTCAAATAGGAGTATTACCGTTTGGCGAAAGATTTGGAGGAGCTAAGATGGACATGACTAAGGAAAGTAGTACTGTAAGAGTTTTACAATACACAATGTGGAAAGATTGGAAAGATCATGAAGAAATGCACAGACAAAACTGGAGTTACCTATTTAGACTTTGCTACTCATGCGCCTCACAAATGGTTTGGGGACCTTGGGAACCAATTTACGAAATAAAGTATGCAGACATGCCAATAAACACTGAGATGACAGATTTCACTGCAGTAGTAGGAAAGAAATTTGCAGAAGGAAAACCATTAGAAATTCCAGTAATCTCACAGCCTTATGGAAAAAGAGTAGTAGCATTTGGAGAACATACAGTAATTCCAGGAAAAGAAAAGCAATTTGAAGATGCAATAATAAAGACCTTAGAGATGTTTAAGAGAGCACCAGGATTCCTAGGTGCAATGTTATTAAAAGAAATAGGCGTCTCTGGAATAGGAAGCTTCCAATTCGGGTCAAAAGGATTCCATCAGTTATTAGAGAGCCCAGGCTCATTAGAGCCAGATCCAAATAACGTAATGTATCAGGTACCAGAAGCTAAACCAACACCACCACAGTACATAGTTCACGTAGAATGGGCTAATCTAGATGCGTTACAGTTCGGAATGGGTAGAGTATTATTAAGTCCAGAGTATAGAGAAGTTCATGATGAGGCATTGGATACTTTAATTTACGGACCATACATAAGGATAATTAACCCAGTCATGGAAGGAACATTCTGGAGAGAATACCTAAACGAGTAA
- a CDS encoding DUF1641 domain-containing protein, translating into MTEDLSQIMENLPTINEIIKQLNQLKESGTLDTLVNLSFFLKSLKDMVNDESIKNIGEEISSIALVVDKINEKKEDVTEVIDKSEELNYLMQKIEEMRKSGALDTLVNLTYALKSLKDMLTDDMIVNLGATLSLLLDFLPKATEFLNNISPVLEGFSTAMKNPQSVTLGSLISAFRDPEFQKGMGIIVSLVKTLGKS; encoded by the coding sequence ATGACGGAAGATCTTTCACAAATAATGGAAAACTTACCTACTATAAACGAGATTATAAAGCAATTAAATCAGCTAAAGGAAAGCGGAACATTAGACACTTTAGTTAATCTAAGCTTTTTCCTGAAATCCCTTAAAGACATGGTAAATGACGAATCGATAAAAAACATTGGTGAAGAAATTTCATCAATTGCGCTAGTAGTAGATAAGATAAACGAGAAAAAGGAGGACGTTACAGAAGTTATAGATAAGAGTGAAGAATTAAACTATTTAATGCAAAAAATAGAGGAAATGAGAAAATCGGGAGCTTTAGATACTTTAGTTAACTTGACTTATGCATTAAAATCTCTTAAGGACATGCTTACAGACGATATGATAGTTAACTTAGGTGCAACACTTTCTTTGCTTTTAGATTTCTTACCTAAGGCCACTGAATTTCTGAACAATATTTCTCCAGTTTTGGAAGGATTTTCAACTGCTATGAAAAATCCTCAGAGCGTTACTTTAGGAAGTTTAATTTCAGCATTTAGAGATCCAGAATTTCAGAAAGGAATGGGTATTATAGTGTCCTTAGTAAAAACTTTAGGCAAATCTTAA
- a CDS encoding MFS transporter: MSDKRSFIYMALVLSLITIATRATNNMVTTTLAPLGKYVFGFDNLLAGIIDAVVFLSTFISTSYINPTLQSSSRKKAFISANLIIFVLLGIFYLSNAVIIWIITGIAGIAFGLILPNLITSASLVDDKRTAERLLSLYSTSLSISLIIGPSLESYVLSMFGYKSVFLAFLPLGALAFGLSWYVKFPEVKRETHGMSAIKNKGFISSVLSITTYNVPFAALTAFLTIYAIEKFGVPKDLAYFSYIPFFTISFLTRLSMTIRPFNSLRYPLLISILITLIGLTGMVLSPSFYSFLIFMAILGIPHGSIFPMSTIMIARSTSQIERNAVNSYFLAYNNILFVSIPIIVGALSQIIGLGYAFLVLVIPVVISAVMFFARFWNDKIILS; encoded by the coding sequence ATGAGTGACAAAAGATCTTTCATATATATGGCTTTAGTTTTATCATTAATTACTATAGCTACAAGAGCAACAAATAATATGGTTACAACAACCTTAGCTCCTTTGGGAAAGTATGTCTTTGGTTTTGACAATTTGTTAGCTGGAATTATAGATGCTGTAGTCTTTCTCTCAACATTTATTTCTACTTCCTACATTAATCCTACGTTGCAATCTTCTTCCAGAAAAAAGGCATTCATATCTGCCAATTTGATAATATTTGTTTTATTAGGTATCTTTTATCTATCTAACGCAGTCATAATATGGATAATAACTGGTATAGCTGGGATAGCTTTTGGTCTTATATTACCTAATTTAATTACTTCAGCATCTCTTGTTGACGATAAAAGAACTGCAGAAAGATTACTCTCGCTCTATTCCACTAGTTTAAGTATAAGTTTAATAATAGGGCCATCTTTAGAAAGTTATGTTTTATCAATGTTTGGGTATAAATCTGTATTCCTAGCATTTTTGCCTCTAGGTGCTCTAGCTTTCGGTCTTTCGTGGTATGTTAAATTCCCTGAGGTAAAAAGGGAAACTCACGGTATGAGTGCAATAAAGAACAAAGGTTTCATATCTTCAGTTCTTTCTATAACTACATATAATGTTCCCTTTGCTGCTCTAACAGCGTTTTTGACAATATACGCTATTGAAAAATTTGGCGTTCCAAAGGATTTAGCATACTTTTCTTACATACCATTCTTTACAATATCCTTCTTAACTAGACTTTCCATGACAATAAGACCTTTTAACTCATTAAGATATCCTCTTTTGATTTCAATTTTAATAACCTTAATTGGTTTAACTGGGATGGTACTATCTCCTAGTTTTTACAGCTTTTTGATTTTCATGGCAATCTTAGGAATTCCTCACGGTTCAATATTTCCAATGTCTACTATAATGATAGCTAGGTCAACTTCACAAATAGAAAGAAATGCTGTTAATTCCTATTTTCTGGCTTACAATAATATTCTATTTGTATCTATACCAATAATAGTAGGAGCTCTTTCGCAAATAATAGGCTTAGGATATGCTTTCCTAGTGTTGGTAATACCAGTAGTTATCTCTGCAGTAATGTTCTTCGCTAGGTTCTGGAACGATAAGATAATACTATCTTAA
- a CDS encoding NAD(P)/FAD-dependent oxidoreductase, which translates to MKRIVIAGGGISGTIVANRLARSLSEEIDKGEVEIQVIEKSDKHVYQPGQLLMSIGLSDSSELVREERQLLDRRIKFVNKEIEKIDVQNHLVKAGKDYPYDYLVIATGSHLQWDEIPGYRSVYSPWDFDSAIKLRETLESFTGGNIVINVAKLPHKCPVAPMEITLMLDDYLRKRGLREKTNIIYTYPVPGIFGIKTTNDVMIKIFEERGIQIISPFNVKEVHENVIESQEGDKVKFDLAIGVPPHTGAKVIGDSELGDRRNWVPTDKFTLRMKDHSDVYVIGDTTDLPISKAGSTADFESYVVAGNIENEIRGTKSKKMFDGSVFCYIATGLNSGTYIRFNYSSPPIPPPPSYVHWWGKLMYNKLYWTVTAKAIV; encoded by the coding sequence ATGAAGAGAATAGTTATAGCAGGAGGAGGAATATCTGGAACAATAGTTGCAAATAGGTTAGCTAGGAGTTTATCTGAGGAAATAGATAAGGGAGAAGTTGAAATACAAGTAATAGAGAAGAGTGATAAGCATGTATATCAGCCTGGGCAGCTTCTTATGTCTATAGGTCTTTCAGATTCATCAGAGCTAGTAAGAGAAGAAAGGCAACTATTAGATAGAAGAATAAAATTTGTTAATAAGGAAATTGAAAAAATAGATGTTCAAAATCACTTGGTTAAAGCAGGGAAGGATTATCCATATGATTACTTGGTTATAGCTACTGGATCTCATCTACAGTGGGACGAAATACCTGGATATAGGTCAGTTTACTCTCCTTGGGATTTCGATAGCGCTATTAAACTGAGGGAAACTTTAGAATCCTTTACTGGAGGAAACATAGTCATAAACGTAGCAAAACTTCCTCACAAATGTCCAGTAGCTCCAATGGAAATAACTCTAATGTTAGACGACTACTTAAGGAAGAGGGGATTAAGAGAAAAAACCAATATAATCTATACTTATCCAGTTCCAGGAATTTTCGGGATAAAGACAACAAACGATGTTATGATAAAAATATTTGAAGAAAGAGGAATTCAGATAATTTCTCCATTTAACGTTAAAGAAGTTCACGAAAATGTAATCGAATCTCAAGAAGGAGATAAAGTAAAGTTTGATCTTGCAATAGGCGTTCCACCTCATACTGGAGCAAAAGTAATTGGTGATTCTGAATTGGGAGATAGAAGAAATTGGGTTCCTACAGACAAGTTTACCCTAAGAATGAAAGATCATTCAGACGTATATGTAATTGGGGATACTACAGATCTTCCAATCTCTAAGGCAGGCTCAACTGCAGATTTCGAATCTTACGTAGTAGCGGGGAATATTGAAAACGAAATTAGGGGGACAAAAAGCAAAAAGATGTTCGACGGGTCAGTTTTCTGCTACATCGCAACAGGGTTAAACAGTGGAACATATATAAGATTTAACTATTCCAGTCCTCCAATACCCCCACCGCCGTCTTATGTGCATTGGTGGGGAAAGCTAATGTATAATAAACTTTACTGGACTGTAACAGCCAAGGCGATAGTATGA
- a CDS encoding acetate uptake transporter produces MTEEKRANPAPLGLSGFALTTLVLSAFNAGLISQGAGAVLGLAAFYGGLAQIVAGIFEFKSGNTFGYTAFFTYGAFWEWFFLSAMGIFGNITSASIGLVLVAFGIFTLVMWIATFKLNLGLFTTFLLLWITFFLLGIGNMENSISLVHAGGYMGILTAIAAWYTGLVAVVAEVWGKKAPLGNPLLKRS; encoded by the coding sequence ATGACTGAAGAAAAAAGAGCAAATCCGGCCCCTCTTGGGCTTTCAGGTTTTGCGTTAACGACTCTAGTTTTAAGTGCGTTTAATGCCGGACTAATATCTCAAGGAGCAGGCGCAGTATTAGGTTTAGCAGCATTTTATGGAGGATTAGCACAAATAGTAGCAGGAATTTTTGAATTTAAATCAGGCAATACTTTCGGATATACTGCGTTCTTTACTTATGGGGCATTTTGGGAATGGTTTTTCTTAAGTGCTATGGGAATTTTTGGAAACATAACTTCTGCATCTATAGGTTTAGTTTTAGTAGCCTTCGGAATATTTACACTAGTAATGTGGATAGCTACTTTCAAGCTTAATTTAGGTCTTTTTACAACATTTCTACTATTATGGATAACCTTCTTCCTATTAGGCATTGGAAATATGGAAAACTCAATTTCATTAGTACATGCTGGAGGTTATATGGGTATATTAACGGCAATAGCTGCGTGGTATACGGGATTAGTAGCAGTAGTTGCCGAAGTCTGGGGTAAAAAAGCTCCATTAGGGAATCCGTTATTAAAACGATCTTAA
- a CDS encoding DUF973 family protein translates to MKTINRKRRNQKGLSGAVTALILVIASVAIAIVVVGFVFGIFGAVTSTPSVTAAGTGSISEIGNTGQYTLTVVLDSTGSATVVSVSVDGYTTSVSTALSSGNNLISITLPTGFTPTPGQTYTIDLGLNDGQSVAVAAVYTTT, encoded by the coding sequence ATGAAAACTATAAATAGAAAAAGAAGGAATCAAAAAGGATTATCAGGAGCTGTAACTGCTTTAATTTTAGTTATAGCGAGCGTAGCTATTGCTATTGTAGTAGTAGGATTTGTATTCGGAATATTTGGGGCAGTTACTTCAACGCCCAGTGTTACCGCAGCTGGTACTGGAAGCATTAGCGAAATTGGCAACACCGGCCAATATACATTAACTGTAGTATTAGATAGTACTGGTAGTGCAACTGTGGTTTCAGTGTCAGTAGACGGTTATACTACAAGTGTTTCTACAGCCTTATCTTCTGGCAATAATCTCATTAGTATAACTTTACCTACTGGCTTTACGCCGACACCAGGGCAGACATATACTATTGATTTAGGTTTAAACGATGGGCAATCAGTAGCAGTTGCTGCAGTATATACTACAACGTAA
- a CDS encoding sulfurtransferase TusA family protein, which yields MTQLKIYKTIDLTGNTCSGPLGELSGVMDEVKEGEAVEAIISPENLEVVKSFCSLRDWKIVEEKNNGKNYILLITLAK from the coding sequence ATGACTCAGCTTAAGATATATAAGACGATTGATCTTACTGGCAATACTTGTTCTGGTCCTTTGGGAGAACTTTCTGGAGTAATGGATGAAGTTAAGGAAGGGGAAGCAGTAGAGGCCATAATATCTCCAGAAAATCTTGAAGTAGTAAAATCTTTTTGTTCACTAAGAGATTGGAAAATTGTAGAAGAGAAAAATAATGGAAAAAATTATATTTTATTAATAACTCTTGCTAAATAG